One Pleurocapsa sp. PCC 7327 DNA segment encodes these proteins:
- a CDS encoding hemolysin family protein, which yields MTIQDILLRLLSVVFLIAINAFFVTAEFSIVSVRRSRISQLVEAGDIQAQTVQSLQRSIDRLLSTTQLGITLSSLALGWIGESTMAVFIKVLFAHLPLPSAITGALSHGLAIPIAFFLIAYLQIILGELCPKSIALLYSEQLARFLGPPIGAIARIFNPFLWVLNHSTHCLLRIFGIKYSDRGWYTRVTPEELQLIIATEVESTGLEARERELLQNVFEFGDVTASEVMVPRTQLIAIPDTATFEALLNEVTTTGHSRYPVKGESLDDIRGIIDFKDLALPLVQGELQSDTPINPWIKPVRFVPETTPLRELLSLMQRSHQQMVVVVDEFGGTSGLVTLQDLVSEIIGDNLEGERSETIALQMIDEQTYLVQAQMNLDEVNELLELDLPLADEYQTLGGFLIHQWQKIPAQGDTLLYENLEFTVVSAQGPRLELIRIHRHQPPPSAPNSNESNANGLTWLEDLPFSNNGNTDLIKAEKFRET from the coding sequence ATGACTATTCAAGACATATTGCTGCGATTGTTGTCAGTCGTGTTCCTGATTGCGATCAACGCCTTTTTTGTCACCGCCGAGTTTTCTATCGTTTCCGTGCGGCGATCGCGCATCAGCCAGTTAGTAGAAGCTGGCGATATTCAAGCGCAGACGGTTCAATCCTTACAGCGAAGCATCGATCGCTTGCTATCGACCACGCAGTTAGGAATCACGCTCTCTAGCTTGGCGTTAGGGTGGATTGGTGAAAGTACTATGGCAGTATTCATCAAAGTGCTATTCGCCCATCTGCCGCTTCCCTCAGCAATAACTGGAGCGCTTTCTCACGGCTTGGCAATCCCGATCGCCTTTTTTCTGATTGCCTACCTGCAAATCATTCTAGGAGAACTTTGCCCGAAATCAATAGCGCTTCTGTATTCAGAACAGCTAGCCCGCTTTTTAGGTCCGCCCATAGGTGCGATCGCGCGGATTTTCAACCCATTTCTTTGGGTTTTGAACCATTCTACCCATTGTTTGCTGCGAATTTTTGGGATTAAGTATAGCGATCGCGGCTGGTACACGCGCGTTACTCCAGAAGAACTACAGTTAATTATTGCTACGGAAGTCGAATCGACAGGGTTAGAAGCTAGAGAACGAGAACTTCTGCAAAACGTATTCGAGTTTGGAGACGTAACGGCATCTGAAGTCATGGTTCCCCGCACTCAACTGATCGCCATTCCCGACACGGCAACTTTTGAAGCTCTTCTCAATGAGGTAACGACTACAGGACATTCTCGCTATCCCGTCAAAGGAGAGTCCCTAGACGACATTCGCGGCATCATCGATTTTAAAGACCTCGCTCTACCATTAGTGCAAGGCGAACTGCAATCCGATACGCCGATTAATCCTTGGATCAAACCCGTGCGCTTCGTGCCGGAAACGACTCCTTTGAGAGAATTACTTTCCCTCATGCAGCGATCGCACCAGCAAATGGTCGTGGTGGTCGATGAATTTGGCGGTACGTCTGGATTAGTAACCCTTCAAGATTTAGTCTCAGAAATCATTGGCGACAATCTCGAAGGAGAAAGATCGGAAACCATTGCCCTGCAAATGATAGACGAGCAGACTTACTTGGTTCAAGCTCAGATGAACTTGGATGAAGTCAATGAGTTGCTAGAATTAGACTTGCCCCTTGCAGATGAATATCAAACTCTCGGCGGATTTCTTATCCATCAGTGGCAAAAAATTCCCGCTCAAGGCGATACTTTGCTCTATGAAAATCTAGAATTTACCGTCGTCTCAGCTCAAGGTCCTCGCTTAGAGCTAATTCGCATTCATCGACACCAACCCCCACCCTCCGCTCCCAATTCAAATGAGAGCAATGCCAATGGATTGACATGGCTAGAAGATCTGCCTTTTTCCAACAATGGCAATACCGATTTGATAAAGGCGGAGAAATTTAGAGAAACCTAA
- a CDS encoding pentapeptide repeat-containing protein, whose translation MPESLSPMHLLESHNPYPDCISLQLEATLASSSGTPSQQFDLYLTVQFNEQWKSLLDGRIKFGLKGGELKLRIEGGELSSVNSDISEEFQVATTISKINPIWRFFPKPSELYLKGSLQQIKLATLMPTEPSYRLAATFEVSQSDISLTDAEDLWRHDISPNKHGILERAIALLLLENRFKPYLSWTQLSSEYTNDWQPLVEGHEAALSPDLLMRLKQLIERIYEAQTDHFLELAKLAGLNPLTDLAGGNFLAVNLSGIELSGANLSQANFRGANLTDIDLSEANLSYAKLSGADLSGAYLGNANLSYGDLRRASLALVNAIAADFTGADLGEANLSNANFSRATVWQARFSHNPGLVDEVRHSLKERGAIVE comes from the coding sequence ATGCCAGAATCCCTCTCTCCCATGCACCTGCTTGAGTCTCACAATCCTTACCCAGACTGCATCTCGCTTCAATTAGAAGCGACTCTAGCCTCTTCTAGCGGGACTCCCTCACAACAGTTCGATCTCTATTTGACCGTTCAGTTTAACGAACAGTGGAAATCTTTGCTCGATGGTCGAATTAAATTTGGATTAAAAGGCGGCGAACTGAAACTTAGGATCGAAGGCGGCGAACTCTCTTCAGTTAATTCCGATATCAGCGAAGAATTTCAAGTGGCGACGACAATTTCTAAAATTAATCCAATTTGGCGATTTTTCCCCAAACCGAGCGAGTTATATTTAAAAGGCTCGCTGCAACAGATAAAGCTGGCAACGCTGATGCCAACGGAACCATCCTATCGCCTCGCTGCGACTTTTGAAGTCTCTCAGTCAGATATTTCTCTCACGGATGCCGAGGATTTGTGGCGACACGATATCAGCCCTAACAAACACGGAATTTTAGAGAGAGCGATCGCGCTTCTGTTGCTAGAAAATCGTTTCAAACCCTATCTAAGTTGGACGCAGCTTAGCTCTGAGTATACAAACGATTGGCAACCTCTAGTTGAAGGGCACGAAGCCGCTCTCAGCCCTGATTTACTAATGCGCTTAAAACAACTTATCGAGCGCATTTATGAAGCCCAAACCGATCATTTTCTAGAATTAGCTAAATTAGCTGGATTAAATCCATTAACGGATTTGGCTGGAGGTAACTTTTTGGCAGTTAATTTAAGCGGGATCGAACTAAGCGGTGCTAATCTCTCGCAAGCGAATTTTAGAGGAGCTAATTTGACGGATATCGATCTCAGCGAAGCTAATCTCAGCTATGCCAAACTCAGCGGTGCTGACTTGAGCGGTGCCTATTTAGGTAATGCTAATTTGAGCTATGGGGATTTACGCCGCGCTAGCTTAGCTTTAGTTAACGCGATCGCAGCCGATTTCACGGGAGCCGATCTAGGAGAAGCTAATTTAAGCAATGCCAATTTTAGCCGAGCAACGGTATGGCAAGCCAGATTTAGCCATAATCCCGGTCTTGTAGACGAGGTGAGGCACAGTTTAAAAGAACGCGGCGCGATCGTTGAATAG
- a CDS encoding 2TM domain-containing protein translates to MTASEFQPPQIYTQEDVQQILHLAIAKKTDRGELSREQLWEIAAELEIDSESLQAAERDWLNRRLLDKKRQEFDLYRRDLLKQKVTRYAIVNIFLVSLDFLSGGVLSWSLYILLIWGLGLALDAWKTFQTKGEAYEQAFQRWNLKNEMRQTLASLWSKFKNWWEPQTTTSDSTVDDW, encoded by the coding sequence ATGACAGCTTCAGAATTTCAACCGCCTCAAATTTATACCCAAGAGGATGTCCAGCAAATTCTCCATCTGGCGATCGCTAAGAAAACCGATCGAGGAGAATTGTCTAGAGAGCAATTGTGGGAAATTGCAGCAGAACTAGAAATTGACAGCGAATCGTTGCAAGCAGCAGAACGAGATTGGCTTAATCGTAGATTGTTGGATAAAAAGCGACAAGAGTTCGATCTTTATCGGCGAGATCTTCTCAAACAAAAAGTGACTCGATACGCGATCGTCAACATTTTTCTAGTCTCTCTCGATTTTCTCTCTGGCGGTGTTCTGTCTTGGTCGCTCTATATACTGTTGATCTGGGGACTGGGACTAGCGCTAGATGCTTGGAAAACTTTTCAAACCAAAGGCGAAGCTTACGAGCAAGCTTTCCAGAGATGGAATCTTAAGAATGAAATGAGACAAACTCTAGCGAGTCTTTGGAGTAAATTCAAAAATTGGTGGGAACCTCAAACAACGACCAGCGATTCTACAGTTGACGATTGGTAA
- a CDS encoding putative PEP-binding protein, with translation MKELYWLDRIQPSDRLSVGEKAFVLSQFRQQGYPIPPGFVISTEFWGEFIENLEGKASILTDLPYSSLHLDVDDRSTLQRVARQSRQEILGATLPAEWRSLFATAAQQLQSCALILRVSLSLPHSLEERFSGLLPSQVCWCEPEALELAIKRTWAELFSAKSLFYWQRRGIGIEQIDLAILVQPLENAIASGTAAIDSDCLEIQSTWGLGYSILRGEVLPDTYQIQLSTGQIKTQQLGYKIRAYRLKSMPAPTDRDVPLETYVLAPEEQERYSLDETTLEQLIQLAQRLVAEQQFSGSFEWTLSSVSQLSIAQIRPNLSKQAPAASLVPTRAVMENSQLLLTGLSASPGKAIAVARAIADDAHLAAVPAGSILVARQINPHWLPWIKQAAGIIAEQGGITSHTAIIARELGIPAIVNATGAMQRVRTGELLLLDGDKGEVYRLKEESPTVTETCPETPIQKSEVQESIADYPIGTQLMVNLSQPSAIAKAAALPVDGVGLLRSEWMISELLSQKPLEEWLEPSQQSHLVEWLTQAIGEFAKGFAPRPVFYRSIDSKAPEFSFLLGKKSSEQRGTCGYQLNPTLFELELQALKQVSDSGYTNVNLILPFVRGVEEFSFCRSRVERAGLLDRQTFQLWIMAEVPSVIFLLPQLIRAGVRGISIGTNDLTQFLLAVDREGAMSSDRLNARHPAMLAAIQQLVRLARNAAIPCSICGQAPVQYPELVDRLVQWGITSISVEPEAVERTYRAIARAERRLLLKASRKMLSGDRPDLPV, from the coding sequence GTGAAAGAACTATATTGGCTCGATCGCATTCAACCTTCCGATCGTTTATCGGTCGGAGAAAAAGCCTTTGTCTTGAGTCAGTTTAGGCAGCAAGGCTATCCGATTCCTCCTGGTTTCGTTATTAGCACGGAATTTTGGGGGGAATTTATCGAAAATCTCGAAGGTAAAGCCTCTATTTTGACCGATCTCCCTTATTCTTCTTTACATTTAGATGTAGACGATCGTTCGACCCTGCAACGGGTAGCGCGACAAAGCCGTCAGGAAATCCTTGGAGCAACTTTACCTGCCGAGTGGCGATCGCTTTTCGCGACTGCCGCCCAACAATTACAGTCTTGCGCTTTAATTTTGCGCGTCTCGTTATCGCTGCCGCACTCGCTCGAAGAACGATTTTCAGGATTGCTTCCCTCGCAGGTTTGTTGGTGCGAACCGGAGGCATTAGAATTAGCCATAAAACGGACTTGGGCGGAGTTATTTAGCGCAAAAAGTTTGTTTTACTGGCAGCGAAGAGGGATCGGCATCGAACAGATCGACTTAGCCATTTTAGTACAGCCGCTCGAAAACGCGATCGCTTCCGGCACGGCAGCCATTGACTCGGATTGTCTTGAGATTCAGTCAACCTGGGGATTAGGCTACAGCATCCTTAGAGGAGAGGTTTTGCCTGACACTTACCAAATCCAACTCTCAACCGGACAGATAAAAACTCAGCAGCTGGGCTACAAAATCCGTGCCTATCGCTTAAAATCCATGCCAGCACCAACCGATCGCGACGTTCCTCTCGAAACCTATGTGTTAGCACCAGAAGAACAAGAACGCTATTCCCTCGACGAGACTACTCTAGAGCAACTGATTCAGTTAGCTCAGCGTTTAGTAGCCGAACAGCAATTCTCCGGTTCCTTTGAGTGGACGCTCTCGTCAGTTTCGCAGTTGTCGATCGCGCAAATTCGCCCCAATCTCTCCAAACAAGCGCCCGCAGCTAGTTTGGTTCCTACACGAGCTGTTATGGAAAATTCCCAACTCCTGCTCACTGGATTATCGGCTTCTCCAGGAAAAGCAATTGCCGTTGCCCGCGCGATCGCAGATGACGCACATCTAGCTGCCGTACCAGCCGGAAGTATTTTGGTTGCGCGACAAATTAATCCCCATTGGCTGCCCTGGATCAAACAAGCAGCGGGTATTATCGCCGAACAGGGAGGCATAACCAGCCATACCGCTATTATCGCTAGAGAATTGGGAATTCCTGCCATTGTCAACGCTACTGGCGCAATGCAACGAGTTCGCACCGGAGAATTGTTACTACTCGATGGCGACAAAGGAGAAGTTTATCGTCTCAAAGAGGAATCGCCAACCGTCACAGAAACATGTCCTGAAACGCCCATACAGAAGTCAGAAGTACAGGAATCGATTGCCGATTATCCAATTGGCACTCAGTTGATGGTCAATTTGAGCCAGCCGAGTGCTATTGCCAAGGCGGCTGCATTACCTGTCGATGGCGTGGGATTGTTGCGATCGGAATGGATGATATCGGAGTTGCTGTCTCAAAAGCCTTTAGAGGAATGGCTAGAGCCATCTCAACAATCGCACCTAGTCGAATGGTTGACGCAAGCGATCGGCGAGTTTGCCAAAGGATTTGCACCGCGACCCGTATTTTATCGCTCTATCGATAGTAAAGCGCCCGAATTTAGTTTTCTTTTAGGTAAAAAATCGAGCGAGCAACGAGGAACTTGCGGCTATCAGTTAAATCCGACGCTTTTCGAGCTAGAATTGCAGGCTTTGAAGCAAGTTAGTGATTCTGGCTACACGAATGTGAACCTCATTTTGCCATTCGTTCGGGGTGTTGAGGAGTTTAGCTTCTGTCGCAGTCGCGTCGAACGAGCGGGATTATTGGATCGCCAGACGTTTCAACTGTGGATTATGGCAGAAGTCCCTTCCGTTATTTTTCTGCTGCCACAATTGATTCGAGCTGGCGTTCGGGGCATTTCTATCGGCACTAACGATCTCACTCAATTCTTGTTGGCAGTCGATCGCGAAGGAGCGATGTCTTCGGATAGATTGAATGCTCGTCATCCAGCCATGTTAGCCGCGATCCAACAGTTAGTCCGCCTTGCGAGGAATGCAGCAATCCCATGCTCGATTTGCGGGCAAGCTCCCGTACAATATCCCGAACTCGTCGATCGCTTGGTACAGTGGGGAATTACCTCGATTTCTGTAGAACCGGAGGCAGTTGAAAGAACCTATCGGGCGATCGCTCGCGCCGAACGGCGTTTGCTCCTAAAAGCGTCGAGAAAAATGCTGTCGGGCGATCGCCCTGACTTGCCTGTTTGA
- a CDS encoding alpha/beta fold hydrolase: protein MQIAPVASTAPIPGTYWQWQGHSIYYVKAGAKQAGRPSLLLVHGFGASTDHWRKNLAELQRDFEVWAIDLLGFGRSAKPNLQYSGNLWCDQLHDFITEVIGQPAVLAGNSLGGYASLCVAAQRPASAAGIVLLNSAGPFTDTQPTQKQNLLPTLIRSILLQPWASYLLFQYVRQRSTIRKTLQKVYLDRSAVTDRLVEEIYRPSCDKGAAQVFASVFKTPEGEKVDALLKQMTCPLLTIWGEGDPWIKARERGAKFRQYYPSLTEYYLQAGHCPHDEVPEQVNALIRSWVLANSSIMK, encoded by the coding sequence ATGCAAATAGCCCCAGTTGCATCCACCGCTCCTATTCCCGGTACGTATTGGCAGTGGCAAGGACATTCTATCTACTACGTCAAAGCAGGTGCCAAACAAGCGGGACGACCCTCTCTGTTGTTAGTTCACGGATTTGGTGCCTCCACCGATCACTGGCGCAAAAATCTTGCCGAACTCCAGCGGGATTTTGAAGTGTGGGCGATCGATTTGTTAGGATTCGGACGGTCGGCGAAGCCGAATTTACAGTATAGTGGCAATTTATGGTGCGATCAATTACACGACTTTATTACAGAAGTCATCGGTCAGCCAGCAGTTCTAGCAGGGAATTCCCTGGGAGGCTATGCCTCATTATGCGTAGCGGCACAACGTCCTGCTTCGGCGGCAGGAATCGTTCTGCTCAACAGTGCGGGTCCCTTTACAGATACTCAACCCACTCAAAAACAGAATTTATTACCAACGTTAATTCGCTCGATTTTATTGCAACCCTGGGCAAGTTATCTTTTATTTCAGTACGTGCGCCAGCGATCGACCATTCGTAAAACCCTGCAAAAAGTTTATCTCGATCGCAGTGCTGTTACCGATCGATTAGTAGAAGAAATCTATCGTCCCTCTTGCGATAAAGGAGCGGCACAGGTATTTGCTTCCGTGTTCAAAACTCCAGAAGGTGAAAAAGTCGATGCTTTACTCAAACAGATGACTTGTCCGCTGTTGACAATTTGGGGAGAAGGCGATCCCTGGATAAAAGCAAGAGAACGCGGAGCAAAATTCCGTCAATATTACCCCAGCTTAACCGAATATTATCTCCAAGCGGGCCATTGTCCCCACGATGAAGTCCCCGAACAGGTAAATGCATTAATTCGTTCTTGGGTTCTGGCGAATTCTTCTATCATGAAATAG
- a CDS encoding nuclear transport factor 2 family protein has protein sequence MSDRQAGNLVRLILRILIVVVVVAATLNFASYSALENFTPAAIANSLNRERAESMQPEEIRATIEQAREAWVKGDAEAFASLFSPDGEFIVPGNRWVGREAIRQVAADFFASHSSVRIDIKQIIIEGDRAAVEWYWEEKNQEGRLNRADDAILVDFQAGQIVRFREYIDTATWGGQDNL, from the coding sequence ATGAGCGATCGCCAAGCTGGTAATTTAGTGAGGTTAATCCTGAGAATTTTAATAGTAGTCGTTGTCGTCGCAGCAACGCTAAACTTTGCCAGCTATTCAGCACTAGAGAATTTTACTCCTGCGGCGATCGCTAATTCCTTGAATCGAGAAAGGGCGGAATCGATGCAACCAGAAGAAATCCGAGCCACTATCGAACAGGCGCGGGAAGCTTGGGTAAAGGGAGATGCAGAGGCTTTTGCGTCTTTATTTAGTCCCGATGGAGAATTTATCGTCCCTGGCAACCGCTGGGTAGGACGGGAAGCGATTCGGCAAGTTGCGGCCGATTTTTTTGCCTCTCATTCATCGGTTAGAATTGACATTAAACAAATTATAATAGAAGGCGATCGCGCTGCGGTGGAATGGTACTGGGAGGAGAAAAACCAGGAGGGTCGCCTTAACAGAGCCGACGATGCTATTCTCGTAGATTTTCAAGCCGGTCAGATCGTTCGTTTTCGCGAATATATCGACACGGCAACTTGGGGAGGTCAAGACAATTTGTAA
- the tsaD gene encoding tRNA (adenosine(37)-N6)-threonylcarbamoyltransferase complex transferase subunit TsaD, whose protein sequence is MSTILAIETSCDETAVAVVKNRHILSSIVASQIDLHGTYGGVVPEMASRQHLQTIDPCIAQAFVKAKLSWDEIDGVAATVAPGLVGALMVGVTAAKTLAILHQKPFIGVHHLEGHIYATYLSDPELQPPFLCLLVSGGHTSLIYVKDCGVYEMLGSTRDDAAGEAFDKVARLLGLGYPGGPAIDRAAKMGNREAFPLPEGKVSLPEGGYHPYDSSFSGLKTAVLRLVQKLKAENQPLPINDLAASFQETVARSLVKRTITCAIDYGISTIVAAGGVAANSALRAHLQAAAQEHNLKVYYPPLTLCTDNAAMIACAAAARLNRGQTSSLTLGVQSRLPITAAAQLYH, encoded by the coding sequence ATGAGCACGATTCTAGCAATCGAAACAAGTTGTGATGAAACTGCCGTTGCAGTTGTAAAAAATCGTCACATTTTGAGTAGTATTGTTGCCTCTCAAATCGACCTCCACGGAACTTACGGGGGAGTCGTACCGGAAATGGCATCTCGCCAACATTTACAAACGATCGATCCTTGCATCGCCCAAGCGTTCGTAAAGGCGAAGCTGAGCTGGGACGAGATCGACGGCGTTGCCGCTACGGTAGCGCCTGGATTAGTAGGCGCATTGATGGTCGGAGTTACCGCAGCTAAAACTTTGGCAATTTTGCATCAGAAACCCTTCATCGGCGTGCATCATCTTGAAGGTCATATCTATGCAACCTATTTAAGCGATCCCGAATTGCAGCCGCCATTTTTGTGCCTTTTAGTTTCCGGCGGTCACACGAGTTTGATTTACGTCAAAGACTGCGGCGTTTACGAGATGCTGGGATCGACTCGCGATGATGCGGCTGGAGAAGCGTTTGATAAAGTTGCGCGGTTGTTAGGCTTAGGATATCCGGGAGGACCTGCCATCGATCGCGCTGCTAAAATGGGCAATCGAGAAGCGTTTCCCCTGCCAGAAGGAAAAGTCTCCTTACCAGAGGGAGGCTATCATCCCTACGATTCCAGTTTTAGCGGGCTAAAAACGGCTGTTTTGCGATTAGTACAGAAGCTTAAAGCAGAAAACCAACCGTTGCCGATAAACGACCTCGCAGCTAGTTTTCAGGAAACCGTAGCGCGATCGCTCGTGAAAAGAACGATTACCTGCGCGATCGATTATGGGATTTCCACAATTGTTGCGGCGGGTGGCGTGGCAGCTAACAGCGCCTTGAGAGCACATTTACAAGCTGCTGCCCAAGAACACAATCTCAAAGTCTACTATCCCCCCCTCACGCTGTGTACGGATAATGCGGCGATGATTGCTTGCGCGGCAGCAGCTCGTCTCAACCGAGGACAAACTTCTTCGCTAACCCTTGGCGTACAATCCCGATTGCCGATAACGGCTGCTGCGCAGCTATATCATTAA
- a CDS encoding universal stress protein, translated as MLKTILLALDCSDGSQSIIQALDILQVQPQTKIILAHVLPAPTSESELAADRPHESPESLYQQAQQQLQAYRAQIRNSAIEIVSGDASEEIIRLANIHQADLIVIGTRGLKGVDRVIEGSVSSQVVADAPCSVLVVKS; from the coding sequence GTGCTGAAAACAATTTTGTTAGCTCTAGACTGTTCGGATGGATCGCAGAGCATTATTCAAGCCTTAGATATCCTCCAAGTTCAACCCCAAACCAAGATTATACTCGCCCACGTGCTTCCCGCTCCGACAAGTGAGAGCGAGCTTGCCGCCGATCGCCCCCATGAATCGCCCGAATCTCTTTATCAGCAAGCACAACAGCAATTACAAGCTTATCGGGCACAAATTCGCAACAGCGCGATCGAGATTGTCAGCGGCGATGCAAGCGAGGAAATCATCCGCCTTGCCAATATTCATCAAGCCGATTTGATTGTCATCGGTACTCGTGGATTAAAAGGAGTCGATCGCGTTATTGAAGGCTCTGTCAGCTCTCAAGTCGTGGCAGACGCTCCTTGTTCGGTGTTGGTAGTCAAGTCTTAG
- a CDS encoding YwiC-like family protein encodes MTSIQSNSSLLEKPVTRNHQAWYRPMFSPEHGVYIVLAGSFLAGAALAQAWTLSSTLALVAAFCGFQAEYPLALQLKQRKSLKPRFWVWGGLYGSVALGISFWLALSAPLLLWLYTGAIAALLVDIVEVLRKERKSIVNELVTLAAVSLSAPFAYAATTGTLTPPALGLWVLNALYFSSSIFTVKLRKPQTSSLMLGIIYHAIATALVAVLYWLDWLPPIAALAFAIAPLKFGIAAWNLQWCRHIKIQFVAMLETGGAFVFLIVVTLSLLPARLTGL; translated from the coding sequence ATGACTAGCATTCAATCCAATTCAAGCTTGCTAGAAAAGCCCGTTACTCGCAACCATCAAGCTTGGTATAGACCCATGTTTTCTCCAGAACACGGGGTTTACATAGTCTTAGCGGGTTCTTTTCTGGCGGGAGCAGCATTAGCCCAAGCTTGGACGCTCTCATCAACTTTAGCGCTCGTTGCTGCTTTTTGTGGATTTCAAGCCGAGTATCCGCTAGCACTTCAACTCAAGCAAAGAAAGAGTTTGAAGCCTCGTTTTTGGGTTTGGGGTGGGTTGTATGGATCTGTGGCTTTAGGCATCTCCTTCTGGCTAGCTTTGAGTGCGCCTTTATTGCTGTGGCTATACACTGGAGCTATAGCCGCTTTGTTGGTGGATATAGTAGAAGTGCTGCGCAAGGAGCGAAAGTCAATTGTCAACGAGCTAGTCACCTTGGCAGCGGTTAGTTTGTCGGCTCCCTTTGCCTATGCTGCTACCACTGGAACTCTTACCCCTCCAGCGCTAGGATTATGGGTGCTGAATGCTCTTTACTTCAGCAGCAGTATCTTTACCGTCAAGCTGCGCAAGCCTCAAACCAGTTCTCTAATGCTAGGGATAATTTATCATGCGATCGCGACTGCGCTCGTCGCCGTCCTCTACTGGCTTGATTGGCTGCCACCGATTGCCGCTTTAGCTTTTGCGATCGCTCCTCTCAAATTTGGCATTGCTGCCTGGAATCTACAGTGGTGTCGCCATATCAAAATTCAATTCGTGGCGATGTTAGAAACCGGAGGAGCTTTTGTTTTTCTAATCGTTGTGACTCTCTCGCTTTTACCTGCCCGCTTAACAGGGCTTTAG